The Acinetobacter wuhouensis genome includes the window ATAAATGTGACTCATTGATAAGTTTGGCGAATTCAAACATGAGGTGCGACAGTTTCAAAAGCCATATGATAATCAACAAGCTGAGCAAATTTCTCTAATGGTGTAAGCCAATCTAACGCCTTTCTAGGACGAGTATTCAGTGACATGGCAACTTGATTTAAATAATGCTGATCTGCCTGATTTAAATCAATCCCTTTAGGTAAATATTGCCTAATTAAACCATTCATATTTTCGCATGTGCCTTTTTGCCAGGGTGAATGTGGGTCACAGAAATATACATCTATGCCTAAATCTTCTTCGAGTATTTTATGTTCTGACATCTCACGTCCACGGTCATAGGTCAACGTTTTACGCAGTTCTGCAGGTAAATATTTCAGAGCTTCAGTTAAAGCCTTGCGCACTGATTCTGCCTTTGCATCAGGTAATGTTGCCAAGATACAGAGCCGTGTATTTCGTTCAATAAGTGTTGCTATCGAACTTTTATTGTCTTTACCTTTAATTAAATCAGCTTCCCAATGACCCGGTATTTTTCTTTCTTGAACTTCGGCTGGGCGCTCATGAATAGTTTTAATATCCTGTAATATAGAATCTTTTTTAGGTTCACCGTTAGCTTTTCGCTTTTTATTTTCATGACGTAGACAGGATAATAAGTCTTTTTTCAACTCACCCTTTGGTAATGCTCGTATCGTTGAATAAATCGTTGTATGGCTTACATTCATTGTTTGATCCAAATCAGGAAATGTCTTTAAACGCTTTGCTATTTGCTGAGGAGACCATAAACAACGGATCGCTTCAACAATAAATTTCCAGAGGATTGAATCGATTTTGAGTTTTCTGTGACCACGTCTACGTCTAGCGAAGGTGTTATCAGAAGCATATCGAGCTTGATAAACGTCATTGATGCTATTTCTTTTAAGCTCACGATAGATCGTACTAGGATGTCTTTTAATGAGTTCAGCAAATTTTCTGGCTGAAAAGCCTTCTTTTCTTGACTCAAGCATTAATGCAGTACGATCTTCAAAGTTAAGATGATGGTATGACAATTTTATATACTCCATAAACCCTTTAAATTAATTAGGTGGTTTATGTCGCACTTCAAGTTTTACTCTGCCTTTAATTTGAATTGTTTTTGGCAACTATCTAGATTTAATCCATTGGCAAATAAAATAGTTTGATTGATTTTATATTAATTACTTGGATTATTTTATTTAATTTTATAGGTTTAAAATGGATTTAGAGCCAAAGGGATTAAAATATTAAAATATAATGGATTATTTTTATATCTAAGATACAAACTAAAAATAATTTATTTATTTTAATTTTTTGGTTTTACAGCTATTTAAATTAAATAAATAATGAGGTTTTATATGTTTCATTACTTCCCCACAAATTATGTATGGAGTTTATCAACCTTAATCGCACTGGGTTATGGTGGTAATATCGGTGAAATTGACGAGATTTGTAAACCTATTCTTGATGCATCTAAAAATGGTGAAGATGTAAATACAATTGCATTTATGGAAGCTTGGAGAAAGTTTGCAGATAAGTTGGTTGAACTTGCCAATGAAGATTTATCACGAGGGCGTGGTTTTTCAGCGGGTGAGAAATTGCATCGTGCAGGTTTGTATTATATTACCGCAGAACGTATGCAAGAGCATGGTGAGCCTGAGCGTAAAATTATCTATTCCAAAGCGTTAGAATGTTATGAACTTTCTCGCAAATATAAAAAAGAAAATGTCACTCGAGTCGAAATCCCTTATGGCGATAGTCATATCAGTGCAATTTATATGAAGGCTGATACAGGCAATGCTAAAACACCTGTCGTGGTGATGATGAATGGATTGGATTCAACCAAAGAGCTTTTATATGGTACGCCAGTTGCTGAAAAATTGCGTAAACGTGGAGTATCTGTTCTCTGTGTTGATCAGCCTGGAACGGGTGAGGCATTACGTTTACAAAACTTGACCGCTGTATATAACACTGAAATTTGGGCGGCTCCGATCATTGATTGGCTTTATCAGCAACCTGAAATTGATACCCATAATATTGGTGCATTAGGTGTGTCTTTAGGTGGCTATTACGCACCACGTGCTGTGGCATTCGAACCACGCTTTACTTGCGGTGCTGTTTGGGGTGCAAACCATGATTGGCGTGCAGTACAGCAAGCACGTTATAAAAACGAAGGTGAACGACCAGTTCCGCATTATTGGAAACATGTGGAATGGGTATTTGGTGCTACAGATTTAGACGACTTCTTCAAGAAAGCTGAAAACATGCATTTAAATGGTGTATTGCAAAATATCAAAGTGCCATTTTTAGTAACGCATGGCGATAACGATAGACAAATTCCTTTGAAATATGCCTATGAAACATACGAGCAACTTGTGAATAGTCCAAAACGCGATTTAGTGATTTTTACAGCACGAGAAGGCGGTGTCGAACATTGTTCTTTAGATAACCCATATAACGCTGCGGATACACTTGCAGATTGGTTGGCTGAACAGTTGAACTGCCGTGTAGCTTAAAAAAAACGAAAAGGGATGAATATGAAAGGGATAAACAAAGTTGCCATCATTGGTGGTGGTATTGCGGGTATGACTGCAGCGATTTTATTGGGTAGACAAAATCTAAATGTCGATTTGATCGAAGAAAAATCTTCGTTAACACCAATCGGTGCAGGAATTACCCTAAGTGCACCTACATTACGAGTCTTTAAAGAGATTGGTATTTTAGAAGAGTTGGAAAAATATGGTGGTTGCTTTAATTCTGTAGATCAATATACCTCGCAGGGTGAGTTATTGAGAACAATTCCAATTTTCGCTGGTATTGCATCAAATAATTTACCTGGTGGTATCGGGATTATGCGCACTAAACTGGCTGAGATTTTAGCGAATAAAATGAAAGAATATAAAGTTAATGTTCTTTTAAATAATTCGATAGAAAGTATGGTGCAGTCTGCGGATCATGTCAGTGTGACTTTATCTGATGGTCGTCAAGAGCGTTACGATATGGTGATTGGTGCAGATGGTGTGCGCTCACATATCAGAAATTTACTCTATCCAGAATTTAAAGGTTCGACCTTTACTCATCAAGGTGTGTGGCGTGTTGTTGTGCCAAGATTCGTTGATCAATGTTCAATTTTCTTCGGTGATGAAATTAAAACGGGTTTCACACCAATCAGCTCAACACAATGTTATATGTTCTTTAATGATCATATTGAGAAAGAAGAACATATTCCTGAAGAACGTTTAACAGGATTATTGGCGGAGTATCTCAGCGGATTTGGTGGTCAAATTCCATCCATTGTTAAATTGATCAAAGATGGAACGATCACTGCAAAAGACATTATTTTTAGACCACTTGCTTATCACATGTTGGAAGAGGATTGGCATAAAAATCGTGTTGTTTTAATCGGTGATGCGATTCATGCAACAACACCACACTTGGCAACAGGTGCAGGGATTGCTGTAGAAGGCGCTTTGATTCTTAGTCAAGAGATAGCCAAAGACCAAAGCCTTGAAGATGCGTTTAAAAATTACAAGCGTCGCCATTATGCACGTGCAAAATTGGTGGTAGACAACTCAGTGAAACTCGGTCAATACGAAATTAACCATGAGTCAGATGAAAAGCGTGGCTTGTTAATGAAAGAGTCCTATGAAGAGTTAAGTAAGCCAATTATGGAATAGTCGCGCTGAATTTAGCAGCTAAATAGCGGATTTGAACTCGTTATTTAGCAGGCTATTTCGGTATCTATAGCGCAAATTTCCAATTCTAAAAGGAACTTAAAATGAACGAGAAAACGTTATTAAATATTCATAGCAAACGTATTTTAGTGACAGGTGGTGCAAGTGGAATTGGACTAAGCACAGCAAAATTACTGATTGATCTGGGTGCTCAGGTTACGATTTCTGATATTCATGAAGACAATGCAAAAGCGGCATACCAAACTTTAGGCGCAAGTGCGTATACCGTTGGTGATATTGCCAACGAAGATCATTGTAATCAAATGGTTCAAGACACAATCGCAGCAACAGGTGGGCTCGATGCCGTAATTAATGCGGCGGGAATCAGCGATAAAGTATCTAAAGCACTTGATCTGGATATAGCAGATTGGCAACGTGTTGTAGACATTCATTTACGTGGTTCATTTGCAATTTCACGGGCAGCTGCCAGACATATGATCGAGCAAAAATCGGGTTCGATTGTGCATTTGGCTTCTGCTTATGGACTGATGGGAACGCCGTTCCGTTATGCATATAGCCCTGCAAAAGCTGCCATCATTATGCTCACTAAGGATTTGGCATGTGAATGGGGACGTTTAGGTGTTCGTATCAATGCTATTGCTCCAGGTTATGTGAATACCCCCATGATTGAGCGTTTGGCAAAAGAAGGTAAAGTCGACATCGAACGTCTTGAGGCACGTACCGCAATGGGACGTTTAGCAACGCCAGAAGAAGTTGCAAATGTTGCAGCCTTTTTGGTTTCAGATTTATCGAGCTATGTACATGGCAGCGTTGTTTCTGTGGACGGTGGTTGGACAGCTTATGGTGGTCCTGGTGATATGACTCAACCTTAAATCAACACAACAATGTTAAAGCAAAGTAATGAGTGAGAACTTATTGAATGATAAGTACTCATTTTTAGTTAAATCAATGGGTAAGCATACAGCCCATGACAGCTTAGGACAGACTCAATGACTGAATTAAATTATACTCACGAAAAAAACCGTAAAAGTTGGTTAACTCAAGCAAATCAAAGTGACTCAGATTTTCCGATTCAGAATTTACCATTTTGCGTATTTCGTAAGAAAAATAGTCAATCTCCTTGGCATATAGGTGTCGGGATTGGTGATCAAATTTTAGATTTATTTGAATTAAATCAATTAAAAATAGTGGCTGAAAAAGATCAATTCATCATGGATGCTGCTTCAAATGAAAGCTTAAATGCTTTGATGACATTGGGTCCTGATGCTTGGAGAATTTTAAGATTTACTGTATTTGATTTGTTGGAAGAAGGGTATTCTGCTGAGGAAAAAATACGTCAAATTTTGGTACCACAAAGTGAAGTAGAATATAGTGTACCTGCTCAAATTAATGATTATACAGATTTTTATACATCAGAACCTCATGCTGTAAATGTCAGTAAGCAACTAGGAATTAATGTTGGTGACAATTTTTATTGGTTGCCAATTGCGTACCATGGGCGTAGTTCTTCCATTGTTGTCAGTGGTGAGCCTGTCTTTAGACCATATGGGCAGTTAAAAAGTGCAGACTCAAATACTCCTGTTTATGGGGCTTGTCAGAAACTGGATTATGAGCTTGAGCTCGGTGCATTTATTGGTCTTGGCAATGAGCGTGGTAAATCGATTGCTCTATCTGATGCACCCAAACATGTATTTGGTCTATGTTTACTCAATGATTGGTCAGCACGAGATATTCAAGGCTGGGAAATGCAACCATTGGGACCATTTTTAGCGAAAAATTTTGCTACCACCATTTCTCCATGGATTGTGACCAGTGAAGCACTGTTACCTTATCGTTGTCAGTGGTCACGCAATGTGGATCATCCTCAACCACTGGATTATTTGGATTCAGACAATAATCGTGAGTATGGTGCTTATGATATTCAGTTGGAGGTTTCGATTCAAAGTGAACATCAAGCGTCTACAGGTCAGTCTGTTAAACCGATTACACTGACCAGTTTTAAACATCAGTATTGGACAATTGGACAAATGATTGCACATCATTCTGTTGGCGGGTGTAATTTTAGAGCAGGTGATTTAATTGGAAGTGGAACGATTTCTGGTCCATCGGATAGCGAAGCAGGTGCTTTGATTGAACTGACTCAGTCTGGGAACCGTCCTGTTGATATTGGTGATGGTGAAACACGTGGTTTCTTGCAAAATGGTGATACTGTTATTTTTAAAGGTTGGTGTGAAAAAGAAGGGTTTGTCAAAATTGGTTTTGGTTTGAATTTTGGGAAAATCTTTTAAGCTCTAGACTAGCAAAATTACTCTTAATTTTGCTAACGGGTTGACTTGGTGGTGTGTAATTTGTTCTATAAAGTGTACTAGCTCAGACCTGATCTGACAGTTACCCATTTTTAATGTTGGCTGTCAGTTTAAATTTGAGCTAAATTCTTCTCAGCCCAAATTCGTTTTCCATCAAGTAATGTTTCAAATGGTGTACGACCATTGCACATTTTGCCCTGATGGGTTCGTTCAGTATTATAAAACTTTAACCATTCGTCTAGGTCTATTTGTAAGTTTTCCAGCGAACTATAAAGTTTCTTCCTGAAAGTGATTTGATAAAACTCCTGTAAAATTGTCTTATGAAAGCGTTCACATATACCATTGGTTTGTGGGGATGCAGCTTTCGTCTTTGTATGGTCTATATCATTGACTGCTAAATATAATTCATGATCATGATGTTCTATCTTTCCGCATGAGCAGCATTGCTGCGCAAGTGTTCCTCTATTAAGGCATGATATAGAACATTAAGTGACATTTCTAGTGGCTACACATCGGCTACAGGAAGAGTTTTAGAAGAGTGTTTAATGGAGTTTTGAAATATTGGTTTTCTTTAAGTTGTTATTATTTATTAAAATAAAACACTCCGAAGATGCCGCTGCATGGTCGTTACCCTGAACCCGATGAGTTCAAGGTGGACACGACGCGTACTTAATGGGTTTCCCACTCGGGGTGGGCATACACTCAAAATACACAGAACGCATCCGTAAGTTTAAGTATCGGCAGGGGAATAGACGTACTGGCGAACATCCCAGAGTTATATTAAGTATACATAATCTGAGGGATGAGGCAAATCATTAGCACCCATATTTCATGATATTGAAGCTAAAACTCATATCATTTGCATGAAAAAAAAGCGGTTTATCCCGCTTTTTCAACATCTTCCAACATACTTTCAAGCAAACGTTCACATTGTGCATATTCTTGTAACGTTTTATTCATGGTGAGCACTTCTTGCATCAATTCAAGTGCAACCATGATCACCAATTTATTATGCTCAACATTCGGAGCTTTACGACGAAATTCTTGAAATTTATCATTCAACAATTGTCCAGCTTTTTCCAAATCAGGCTTTTTATCTGAAGTCGTTGCCAAACGAAAAATTTGTTCAATCAGACGAAGCTCTACAGTTACTTGTTCTGACATGATTAAACTTCCTCATTGTTTTCGGATG containing:
- a CDS encoding alpha/beta hydrolase family protein, coding for MFHYFPTNYVWSLSTLIALGYGGNIGEIDEICKPILDASKNGEDVNTIAFMEAWRKFADKLVELANEDLSRGRGFSAGEKLHRAGLYYITAERMQEHGEPERKIIYSKALECYELSRKYKKENVTRVEIPYGDSHISAIYMKADTGNAKTPVVVMMNGLDSTKELLYGTPVAEKLRKRGVSVLCVDQPGTGEALRLQNLTAVYNTEIWAAPIIDWLYQQPEIDTHNIGALGVSLGGYYAPRAVAFEPRFTCGAVWGANHDWRAVQQARYKNEGERPVPHYWKHVEWVFGATDLDDFFKKAENMHLNGVLQNIKVPFLVTHGDNDRQIPLKYAYETYEQLVNSPKRDLVIFTAREGGVEHCSLDNPYNAADTLADWLAEQLNCRVA
- a CDS encoding cell division protein ZapA — encoded protein: MSEQVTVELRLIEQIFRLATTSDKKPDLEKAGQLLNDKFQEFRRKAPNVEHNKLVIMVALELMQEVLTMNKTLQEYAQCERLLESMLEDVEKAG
- a CDS encoding IS30-like element ISAba125 family transposase, whose translation is MEYIKLSYHHLNFEDRTALMLESRKEGFSARKFAELIKRHPSTIYRELKRNSINDVYQARYASDNTFARRRRGHRKLKIDSILWKFIVEAIRCLWSPQQIAKRLKTFPDLDQTMNVSHTTIYSTIRALPKGELKKDLLSCLRHENKKRKANGEPKKDSILQDIKTIHERPAEVQERKIPGHWEADLIKGKDNKSSIATLIERNTRLCILATLPDAKAESVRKALTEALKYLPAELRKTLTYDRGREMSEHKILEEDLGIDVYFCDPHSPWQKGTCENMNGLIRQYLPKGIDLNQADQHYLNQVAMSLNTRPRKALDWLTPLEKFAQLVDYHMAFETVAPHV
- a CDS encoding SDR family NAD(P)-dependent oxidoreductase, whose product is MNEKTLLNIHSKRILVTGGASGIGLSTAKLLIDLGAQVTISDIHEDNAKAAYQTLGASAYTVGDIANEDHCNQMVQDTIAATGGLDAVINAAGISDKVSKALDLDIADWQRVVDIHLRGSFAISRAAARHMIEQKSGSIVHLASAYGLMGTPFRYAYSPAKAAIIMLTKDLACEWGRLGVRINAIAPGYVNTPMIERLAKEGKVDIERLEARTAMGRLATPEEVANVAAFLVSDLSSYVHGSVVSVDGGWTAYGGPGDMTQP
- the fahA gene encoding fumarylacetoacetase, whose translation is MTELNYTHEKNRKSWLTQANQSDSDFPIQNLPFCVFRKKNSQSPWHIGVGIGDQILDLFELNQLKIVAEKDQFIMDAASNESLNALMTLGPDAWRILRFTVFDLLEEGYSAEEKIRQILVPQSEVEYSVPAQINDYTDFYTSEPHAVNVSKQLGINVGDNFYWLPIAYHGRSSSIVVSGEPVFRPYGQLKSADSNTPVYGACQKLDYELELGAFIGLGNERGKSIALSDAPKHVFGLCLLNDWSARDIQGWEMQPLGPFLAKNFATTISPWIVTSEALLPYRCQWSRNVDHPQPLDYLDSDNNREYGAYDIQLEVSIQSEHQASTGQSVKPITLTSFKHQYWTIGQMIAHHSVGGCNFRAGDLIGSGTISGPSDSEAGALIELTQSGNRPVDIGDGETRGFLQNGDTVIFKGWCEKEGFVKIGFGLNFGKIF
- a CDS encoding FAD-dependent monooxygenase; its protein translation is MKGINKVAIIGGGIAGMTAAILLGRQNLNVDLIEEKSSLTPIGAGITLSAPTLRVFKEIGILEELEKYGGCFNSVDQYTSQGELLRTIPIFAGIASNNLPGGIGIMRTKLAEILANKMKEYKVNVLLNNSIESMVQSADHVSVTLSDGRQERYDMVIGADGVRSHIRNLLYPEFKGSTFTHQGVWRVVVPRFVDQCSIFFGDEIKTGFTPISSTQCYMFFNDHIEKEEHIPEERLTGLLAEYLSGFGGQIPSIVKLIKDGTITAKDIIFRPLAYHMLEEDWHKNRVVLIGDAIHATTPHLATGAGIAVEGALILSQEIAKDQSLEDAFKNYKRRHYARAKLVVDNSVKLGQYEINHESDEKRGLLMKESYEELSKPIME